One stretch of Juglans microcarpa x Juglans regia isolate MS1-56 chromosome 3D, Jm3101_v1.0, whole genome shotgun sequence DNA includes these proteins:
- the LOC121256149 gene encoding endoglucanase 8-like translates to MLNQQEMARSALSFPGYVTALGFLTLLLLLLPLRSIAGRHDYHDALRKSILFFEGQRSGKLPPDQRVRWRRNSALHDGATAGVDLTGGYYDAGDNIKFGFPMAFTTTMLSWSVIDFGRTMGPELRNAVRAVKWGTDYLLKATAVPDVVYVQVGDAYSDHNCWERPEDMDTLRTVYKIDRAHPGSDVAGETAAALAAASIVFRSRDPSYSRLLLNRAVRVFEFADRHRGAYSSSLHSAVCPFYCDVNGYQDELLWAAAWLHKASRRREYREYIAKNEVILRAGDTINEFGWDNKHAGINVLISKEVLRGRADYFKSFQQNADGFICSLLPGISHPQVQYSPGGLIFKAGGSNMQHVTSLSFLLLAYSNYLSHANKIVPCGETSASSALLKRLAKRQVDYILGDNPLGMSYMVGYGARYPQRIHHRASSLPSVGAHPAHIGCKAGSRYFLSPNPNPNQLVGAVVGGPNSSDAFPDSRPFFQESEPTTYINAPLVGLLAFFSYHP, encoded by the exons ATGCTCAACCAGCAAGAAATGGCGCGAAGTGCACTCTCTTTCCCGGGCTATGTTACCGCACTTGGCTTCCTCACCCTCCTCCTCTTGCTACTTCCTCTCCGTTCAATCGCCGGCCGCCACGACTACCACGACGCCCTCAGGAAAAGCATCCTCTTCTTCGAGGGCCAACGGTCGGGGAAGCTTCCGCCAGATCAACGTGTCCGATGGCGCAGGAACTCCGCGTTGCACGACGGGGCCACCGCTGGG GTGGACTTAACCGGCGGATACTACGACGCCGGGGACAACATTAAGTTCGGGTTCCCAATGGCATTTACCACTACGATGCTGTCCTGGAGTGTTATAGACTTCGGGAGGACAATGGGGCCGGAGCTGAGGAACGCCGTCAGGGCCGTGAAGTGGGGGACGGATTACCTCTTGAAGGCAACGGCAGTACCGGACGTCGTTTACGTGCAGGTGGGTGACGCCTACTCAGATCACAACTGCTGGGAGAGACCAGAGGACATGGATACGCTTCGTACGGTGTATAAGATCGACAGGGCCCACCCGGGCTCTGACGTGGCGGGAGAAACCGCCGCTGCCCTGGCCGCTGCGTCCATTGTGTTCAGATCACGTGACCCTTCTTACTCCAGATTGCTTCTTAATCGTGCCGTTAGG GTGTTCGAGTTTGCTGACAGACACCGGGGTGCGTACAGCTCGAGCCTGCACTCTGCAGTATGCCCTTTTTACTGCGACGTCAACGGTTACCAg GACGAGTTGCTATGGGCAGCGGCGTGGTTGCACAAGGCCTCGAGGAGGCGCGAATACAGAGAGTACATAGCGAAGAACGAGGTGATATTGAGAGCCGGGGATACCATCAACGAGTTTGGTTGGGATAACAAACATGCTGGGATTAATGTGCTTATTTCCAAG GAAGTATTGAGGGGAAGGGCAGATTATTTCAAGTCCTTCCAGCAAAATGCAGATGGatttatttgttctttattgCCTGGAATTTCTCATCCTCAAGTCCAATATTCCCCAG GTGGGCTGATCTTCAAGGCTGGAGGGAGTAACATGCAGCATGTAACGTCATTGTCTTTCCTGCTTCTGGCTTATTCTAATTATCTAAGCCATGCCAATAAGATTGTACCATGTGGCGAGACATCAGCCTCCTCTGCTCTGCTCAAACGACTGGCTAAACGTCAG GTTGACTACATTCTTGGAGATAATCCACTGGGAATGTCGTACATGGTTGGATATGGCGCGCGTTACCCACAGAGGATACACCATAGGGCCAGCTCACTACCTTCAGTTGGGGCTCACCCTGCCCACATTGGTTGCAAAGCGGGTTCTCGATATTTCCTAAGTCCAAATCCCAACCCCAATCAGCTGGTTGGAGCCGTGGTGGGTGGGCCCAATAGCTCAGATGCCTTTCCTGACTCTAGGCCCTTCTTTCAAGAGTCGGAGCCCACAACATACATCAATGCGCCTCTGGTGGGCCTGCTTGCATTCTTTTCATACCATCCTTGA
- the LOC121255180 gene encoding uncharacterized protein LOC121255180 — protein sequence MEFNAHRIREVIAPSEVAGNLLNQNDIFSFNVESLPTLILEESAFITIEDNELNLPTESSKENIDNYPEDIVSEPDPDIPPDVLPHYKEYHSESEDKQHYLQFDSFSSNVDVGGKIWIFWANSLDIQVVRSNLQFVSLRVNTGSFQFLLTIIYAKCSMYERKLMWEDLSSQVMGPAPCLFAGDFNIIQNNSERRGGSPRSNAAMADFSDWIHQGRLVEMKSKGRIFSWCNGQSGLARSWAKLDRVLMDFSLLSYFPNAVCSYLPRTTSDHAPMVIEFKMNPSSYGPSPFRFQQMWVDHPQFLSCIKQAWSATFDGHGLTKLAFKLKITKVALREWNKQNFGHTKMHIISLEKQIEEMEQKLQQNWDDSMERDLIAASAELDNWLRREDTRLAQMAKLKWHMEGDRNTKFFHACLANKRRKKVKHMRSSNGMVFNSLESIHQGAVDYFSSFLQGSQISLLPDLSTLISPIISDSDNSMLCGMPSMKEVSSALSSIPSNSSPGPDGFSSGFFKSC from the exons ATGGAGTTCAATGCTCATCGTATTAGAGAAGTGATAGCGCCTTCGGAGGTTGCAGGTAACCTTCTGaaccaaaatgatattttctcctttaatgtTGAATCGCTTCCTACATTGATACTAGAGGAATCTGCCTTCATTACGATTGAGGATAATGAACTAAATTTACCTACTGAAAGTAGCAAGGAAAATATTGACAATTACCCTGAAGATATTGTCTCTGAGCCGGACCCTGATATCCCTCCAGATGTGTTACCTCATTATAAGGAGTACCATTCGGAGTCTGAAGATAAACag CATTATCTTCAATTTGATTCCTTTTCTTCTAATGTGGATGTTGGTGGTAAAATCTGGATTTTTTGGGCTAATTCTCTTGATATTCAAGTGGTGAGATCCAACTTGCAGTTTGTCTCGCTTCGGGTCAACACTGGgtcttttcagtttttattaACTATCATCTATGCTAAGTGTAGTATGTACGAGAGAAAACTTATGTGGGAGGACCTTAGCTCCCAAGTTATGGGGCCGGCTCCTTGCCTGTTTGCTGGggactttaatattattcagAATAATTCGGAGAGAAGGGGTGGATCTCCTAGATCTAATGCGGCGATGGCGGATTTCAGTGATTGGATTCACCAAGGTAGATTGGTTGAGATGAAGTCTAAAGGCAGAattttttcttggtgtaatgggcagtcGGGTCTTGCTAGGTCTTGGGCTAAGCTTGATCGTGTTCTTATGGATTTTTCCTTGCTTTCGTATTTCCCGAATGCGGTTTGCTCTTACTTGCCAAGAACAACTTCTGATCACGCCCCCATGGTTATTGAGTTCAAGATGAATCCTTCTTCTTATGGCCCTTCGCCTTTTCgctttcaacaaatgtgggtggatcatcCCCAATTCTTGTCGTGCATCAAGCAGGCTTGGTCTGCTACTTTTGATGGTCATGGGCTCACAAAATTGGCTTTTAAATTGAAGATTACTAAGGTCGCCTTGCGTGAATGGAATAAACAGAATTTCGGTCATACTAAAATGCATATTATATCCCTCGAGAAGCAAATTGAGGAGATGGAACAGAAACTTCAGCAAAATTGGGATGATTCTATGGAGCGGGATCTTATTGCTGCCTCAGCGGAATTGGATAATTGGCTCCGTCGTGAAGATACTAGACTGGCTCAAATGGCTAAGTTAAAATGGCATATGGAAGGAGACCGaaatactaaattttttcatgcatgcCTTGCTAATAAACGGCGTAAAAAAGTGAAGCACATGAGATCATCGAATGGTATGGTCTTTAATTCGCTAGAGAGTATTCATCAGGGTGCTGTGGattacttttcttcttttttgcagGGCTCCCAGATTAGCTTGTTACCTGATTTATCAACTCTTATTTCTCCTATTATTTCTGATTCTGACAATTCGATGTTGTGTGGGATGCCTTCTATGAAGGAAGTGTCTTCTGCTCTTTCTTCTATTCCTTCTAACAGTTCTCCGGGACCTGATGGTTTTAGCTCGGGCTTTTTCAAAAGTTGTTAG